A window from Sphingopyxis alaskensis RB2256 encodes these proteins:
- a CDS encoding inner membrane-spanning protein YciB produces the protein MRTLLYAIGPMLFDSLGIIVFAVLLALDAGIVPATVAGTVVAVAVVGYELARGRAVAALQWISLASVLFTAAATLFTGDPRFVMAKPTIVYLIVGTVMLRKGWLSRYIPPAQMAIVGDVMDRFGMIWSALMFASAALNLIVALFFTAWWPLFIGVFPLASKFGLFAVHIAVVHHVTQARLRRGAAVAE, from the coding sequence ATGCGAACACTGCTTTACGCCATCGGGCCGATGCTCTTCGATTCGCTCGGAATTATCGTCTTTGCCGTGCTGCTTGCGCTCGATGCGGGCATCGTTCCCGCGACGGTTGCGGGAACGGTGGTAGCGGTGGCGGTGGTCGGATATGAGCTGGCGCGTGGGCGTGCGGTGGCGGCGCTGCAATGGATCAGCCTCGCCTCGGTGCTGTTCACCGCGGCGGCGACCTTGTTCACCGGCGATCCGCGCTTCGTGATGGCGAAGCCGACGATCGTTTATCTGATCGTCGGGACCGTGATGCTGCGCAAGGGCTGGCTCAGCCGCTATATCCCGCCCGCGCAGATGGCGATCGTCGGCGACGTGATGGACCGGTTCGGCATGATCTGGTCGGCGCTGATGTTCGCGAGCGCCGCGCTCAACCTGATCGTCGCGCTTTTCTTCACCGCCTGGTGGCCGCTGTTCATCGGCGTCTTTCCACTGGCGTCGAAGTTCGGTCTGTTCGCGGTCCACATCGCCGTGGTGCATCATGTCACGCAGGCACGGCTGCGCCGCGGCGCGGCGGTTGCCGAGTAG
- a CDS encoding aspartate kinase — protein MARIVMKFGGTSMAGTERIRTVARLVAREVADGNEVAVVVSAMAGETDRLVGFCREANPRYDPAEYDVVVASGEQVTSGLLALTLQAMGVPARSWLGWQLPIRTEEAHARARIADIDTGALGAAMAKGEVAVIPGFQGMMDDGRISTLGRGGSDTSAVAVAAAIKADRCDIYTDVDGVYTTDPRIVARARKLDYVTYEEMLELASVGAKVLQTRSVGLAMKMGVRVQVLSSFVEGDEAPKKGTMIVSDEEIEEHQMERQLITGIAHDKNEAKIIVTRVPDRPGAVANIFGPLAAAGINVDMIIQNVGREKGETDVTFTVPGADLLRSIDLLESAKDKIGFNRVISDDKVAKVSVVGVGMKSHAGVASTMFRALADRGINIQAISTSEIKVSVLIDEDETELAVRVLHTAYGLDAE, from the coding sequence ATGGCACGGATCGTGATGAAATTCGGGGGCACGTCGATGGCGGGCACCGAGCGGATTCGCACCGTGGCGCGGCTTGTCGCGCGCGAAGTCGCCGATGGCAATGAGGTGGCGGTCGTGGTCTCGGCCATGGCGGGCGAAACCGACCGGCTGGTGGGTTTCTGCCGCGAAGCCAACCCGCGCTACGACCCCGCCGAATATGATGTCGTCGTTGCGTCGGGCGAACAGGTCACGTCGGGCCTGCTTGCGCTGACCCTGCAGGCAATGGGCGTCCCCGCGCGCAGCTGGCTTGGCTGGCAGTTGCCGATCCGCACCGAGGAAGCGCACGCGCGCGCGCGCATCGCCGACATCGACACCGGCGCGCTCGGCGCCGCGATGGCGAAGGGCGAGGTTGCGGTGATCCCCGGTTTCCAGGGCATGATGGACGATGGCCGCATCTCGACATTGGGCCGCGGCGGGTCGGACACCAGCGCCGTCGCCGTCGCCGCAGCAATCAAGGCCGACCGCTGCGACATCTATACCGACGTCGACGGCGTCTATACCACCGATCCGCGCATCGTCGCGCGCGCGCGCAAGCTCGACTATGTCACCTATGAAGAAATGCTCGAACTCGCGAGCGTCGGCGCGAAAGTGCTCCAGACGCGCTCGGTCGGACTCGCGATGAAGATGGGCGTGCGCGTGCAGGTCCTGTCCAGCTTCGTCGAGGGCGACGAGGCCCCCAAAAAAGGCACGATGATCGTCAGCGACGAGGAAATAGAGGAACATCAGATGGAACGGCAGCTGATCACCGGCATCGCCCACGACAAGAATGAAGCGAAGATCATCGTCACGCGCGTGCCCGACAGGCCCGGCGCGGTCGCCAACATCTTTGGCCCGCTCGCCGCCGCGGGGATCAATGTCGACATGATCATCCAGAATGTCGGGCGCGAAAAGGGCGAGACCGACGTGACCTTCACCGTGCCCGGCGCCGACCTCCTCCGCTCGATCGACCTGCTCGAGAGCGCAAAGGACAAGATCGGCTTCAACCGCGTCATCAGCGACGACAAGGTGGCGAAGGTCAGCGTCGTCGGCGTCGGCATGAAAAGCCACGCGGGCGTCGCCAGCACGATGTTCCGCGCACTGGCGGATCGCGGCATCAACATTCAGGCGATCTCGACCAGCGAGATCAAGGTCAGCGTGCTGATCGACGAGGATGAAACCGAACTCGCGGTGCGCGTGCTGCACACCGCCTATGGGCTCGACGCCGAGTAG
- the ubiG gene encoding bifunctional 2-polyprenyl-6-hydroxyphenol methylase/3-demethylubiquinol 3-O-methyltransferase UbiG produces MTAATINPHEAAHFGALAADWWDPRGSSAMLHRLNPVRLAYIREQIDGHWHVDARERHPLAGKHVLDVGCGAGLLCEPLARMGAKVIGIDAAPENIAAAKDHAAGQGLAISYFAGELADLPNPFVSSEVETLLGSADLRGVSTSLDTNGEGKGQFDLVTSMEVIEHVVDPAVFVAELAARLAPGGLMILSTPNRTIASKLLLVEAAERIGAVPRGTHDWDRFLKPEELTKLLEGAGLEVIDRTGLAPSPARGFKLGGSEALNYLMTARWPDR; encoded by the coding sequence ATGACTGCCGCCACGATCAACCCGCACGAAGCCGCCCATTTCGGTGCGCTCGCCGCCGACTGGTGGGATCCGCGCGGATCGTCGGCGATGCTGCACAGGCTGAACCCGGTGCGGCTGGCCTATATCCGCGAGCAGATCGATGGCCATTGGCACGTCGATGCGCGTGAGCGCCATCCGCTCGCGGGCAAGCACGTGCTCGATGTCGGCTGCGGCGCCGGGCTGCTGTGCGAGCCGCTCGCGCGGATGGGCGCGAAGGTCATCGGCATCGATGCCGCGCCGGAAAATATCGCGGCGGCAAAGGATCATGCGGCGGGGCAGGGGCTGGCGATCAGCTATTTCGCCGGTGAGCTGGCTGACCTCCCGAATCCGTTCGTGTCGAGCGAAGTCGAGACACTCTTGGGGAGCGCCGACCTTCGGGGTGTCTCGACTTCGCTCGACACGAACGGGGAGGGGAAGGGTCAGTTCGACCTCGTCACCTCGATGGAGGTGATCGAGCATGTCGTCGATCCTGCCGTCTTCGTCGCCGAACTCGCGGCGCGCCTCGCGCCCGGCGGGCTGATGATCCTGTCGACGCCGAACCGCACGATCGCCTCGAAACTGCTGCTCGTCGAGGCCGCCGAACGGATCGGCGCGGTGCCGCGCGGGACGCACGACTGGGACCGGTTTCTAAAGCCGGAGGAGCTGACGAAACTGCTCGAAGGCGCGGGGCTGGAGGTTATCGACCGCACCGGCCTGGCGCCGTCACCGGCGCGGGGCTTCAAGCTCGGCGGCAGCGAGGCGCTCAACTATCTGATGACCGCGCGCTGGCCGGATAGATAG